From the genome of Globicephala melas chromosome 11, mGloMel1.2, whole genome shotgun sequence, one region includes:
- the LOC115860776 gene encoding Holliday junction recognition protein-like, whose protein sequence is MDSEVLGEDALLRKLRDSRRRFQRRMQQLIEKYNQPFEDAPVVQMSTLTYETPQGLRIWGGRLIKERNTGQIQGSPVKTDNRTDGPMRIPAGGHELPLPCTQGEDSISSDTVTTLFQEDVVAGNLMPAVPWSPLKNELRRKYLTQVDILLQDEGCLECASYGEGKDTRVTLVPSLASPASPARGYYGGISEESPGGPFQPTSLPREGDALHSCSAGLALVPRGDGISLQGGTGGSSFSSSACSEAEDVCNATLSDLYVGMLHSMSCLLGVRPSCVISTKTFIHQNWSSKRRPRCKSRMDRTSCRGGRRSRRSPQERRPPGSEPAKDVAVLRDRENVLDVSGHKMGLKLGGAFFEVNKPQIHAFASHWKELPRTPQKDHSSLTYLDSNAVYHLDQENRFMTLKWLISPVKIGSRPRVPPGEGGNRYREMEIRFDELHQEYCSNLRKQPCLTYLPGSSAVDVYRGGPASPGSPQGVEAHRPSSPLRRAKAKRLSEAFESLGKGSIREGSCPPKSDSFPSLSKTTSTCSPGRSEQTSDLACQGNDLGGFRKSVSLNKAISVPRVQPPACARDRYDDIKEKFDKLHQKYCQKSLQQTQVPLCTRASPDKASVGVWYQKEDFSGKFHPDSGSQGPLNLSSSPQQSIKSPLGSNTIRAPPSTGFALDASWGHQVPTKRRRLSDPQVCRRWAGPWDFSPVGRAIPRPGEEAGSLQVTWEEKKWKEQHIFQDGREK, encoded by the coding sequence ATGGACAGCGAGGTCCTGGGAGAGGATGCGCTGCTGCGGAAGCTCAGGGACAGCCGCCGCCGCTTCCAGAGGCGCATGCAGCAGCTGATAGAGAAGTACAACCAGCCCTTCGAGGACGCCCCGGTGGTGCAGATGTCCACGCTGACCTACGAGACACCCCAGGGATTGCGAATTTGGGGAGGAAgattaataaaggaaagaaatacagGACAAATCCAGGGCTCCCCGGTGAAGACGGACAACAGGACAGATGGACCCATGCGAATCCCAGCTGGAGGTCACGAGCTTCCCTTGCCCTGCACACAAGGTGAGGATTCAATAAGCAGTGATACTGTTACAACTTTATTCCAAGAAGATGTGGTTGCTGGTAACTTGATGCCTGCAGTGCCTTGGAGCCCATTGAAAAATGAGCTAAGGAGGAAGTACTTGACACAAGTGGATATCCTGCTGCAGGATGAAGGGTGTTTGGAGTGTGCCAGTTACGGAGAGGGAAAGGACACCCGTGTGACCCTGGTCCCTTCATTGGCCTCACCCGCCAGCCCTGCCCGAGGATACTATGGTGGCATCTCTGAAGAGAGCCCCGGTGGCCCATTTCAGCCAACCTCATTGCCCAGAGAGGGTGATGCTTTGCACTCTTGCTCAGCAGGCCTGGCCCTGGTGCCGAGGGGTGATGGCATCTCCTTACAGGGAGGGACCGGTGGCAGCAGCTTCTCAAGCAGCGCATGCTCTGAGGCTGAGGACGTCTGCAATGCAACACTCAGCGATCTGTATGTGGGCATGCTACACTCCATGAGCTGCCTGCTGGGTGTGAGGCCCTCCTGCGTCATCTCCACCAAGACGTTCATCCACCAGAACTGGAGCTCCAAGCGGAGGCCCAGGTGTAAGAGCAGAATGGACAGAACGAGCTGCAGAGGAGGCAGGCGCTCTCGGAGGAGCCCCCAGGAGAGACGTCCACCCGGCTCCGAACCTGCGAAGGACGTGGCAGTGTTAAGAGATCGCGAGAACGTACTCGATGTTTCTGGCCATAAGATGGGTTTAAAATTGGGAGGGGCTTTTTTTGAAGTAAACAAACCCCAGATCCACGCATTCGCTTCACATTGGAAGGAGCTTCCGAGAACGCCTCAGAAGGATCATTCTTCATTGACTTACTTAGACTCCAATGCAGTGTATCATCTTGATCAGGAAAATAGATTCATGACATTAAAGTGGTTGATTTCTCCTGTAAAAATAGGTTCTAGACCCAGAGTACCGCCGGGTGAGGGAGGGAATCGTTATAGGGAGATGGAAATCAGATTTGACGAGCTTCATCAGGAATATTGCTCGAATCTTAGGAAGCAGCCCTGCCTGACTTACCTTCCCGGCTCCTCGGCTGTGGATGTGTACAGAGGTGGTCCAGCAAGCCCTGGTAGCCCCCAGGGCGTAGAAGCCCACAGGCCGAGTAGCCCTCTCCGcagagcaaaagctaagaggttGAGTGAGGCTTTTGAAAGCCTGGGCAAAGGATCTATCAGAGAGGGTAGCTGCCCACCAAAGAGTGATTCCTTCCCTTCGCTTTCAAAGACCACCTCCACATGTAGCCCGGGCCGCTCGGAGCAGACCTCTGACCTTGCTTGTCAAGGAAATGATCTGGGAGGATTTAGGAAGTCAGTATCACTCAACAAAGCCATTTCAGTACCCAGGGTACAACCTCCAGCCTGTGCCAGGGATCGTTACGatgacattaaagaaaaatttgacaAGCTTCATCAAAAGTATTGCCAAAAATCGCTTCAGCAGACGCAGGTGCCTTTATGTACCAGAGCATCTCCAGATAAAGCAAGTGTGGGAGTTTGGTATCAAAAAGAAGACTTCTCAGGAAAATTCCATCCAGACTCTGGCTCCCAGGGCCCCCTGAACTTGTCATCGTCACCCCAGCAGAGCATTAAAAGTCCCCTTGGCTCAAACACAATTAGGGCCCCTCCATCTACAGGTTTTGCTCTCGATGCCAGCTGGGGCCATCAAGTGCCCACAAAACGACGCCGATTATCAGACCCTCAGGTGTGCAGACGGTGGGCTGGACCCTGGGATTTCTCACCTGTGGGCAGAGCCATCCCGAGGCCTGGGGAAGAGGCTGGCTCTTTACAGGTCACCTGGGAAGAGAAGAAGTGGAAAGAACAACACATCTTTCAGGATGGAAGAGAAAAGTGA